One Cervus canadensis isolate Bull #8, Minnesota chromosome 1, ASM1932006v1, whole genome shotgun sequence genomic window carries:
- the PIRT gene encoding phosphoinositide-interacting protein → MEALPKALEVEEKSPESKDLLPSQTASSLCISSRSESVWTATPRSNWEIYRKPIIIMSVGGAILLFGVVITCLAYTLNLGSMSLKVLKMVGPAFLSLGLMMLVCGLVWVPIIKKKQKQRQKSVFFQNLKSFFLNR, encoded by the coding sequence ATGGAGGCCCTCCCCAAGGCCCTGGAGGTCGAAGAGAAGTCTCCCGAGTCCAAGGACCTTTTGCCCAGCCAGACGGCCAGCTCCCTGTGCATCAGCTCCAGAAGCGAGTCCGTCTGGACCGCCACCCCTCGGAGTAACTGGGAAATCTACCGCAAACCCATCATTATCATGTCCGTGGGTGGTGCCATCCTCCTCTTCGGTGTGGTCATCACCTGTTTGGCCTACACCCTGAACCTGGGCAGTATGAGCCTCAAGGTCCTGAAGATGGTGGGGCCTGCCTTCCTGTCTCTGGGACTCATGATGCTGGTGTGTGGGCTGGTCTGGGTGCCCATTattaagaagaaacagaagcagagacagaagTCAGTGTTCTTCCAGAACCTCAAGTCCTTCTTCCTGAACCGCTGA